The Streptomyces sp. NBC_01275 genome has a segment encoding these proteins:
- a CDS encoding alpha/beta hydrolase — protein MPNPSRPHAAALTATALLLSSLVAGCGDDARDEDLTAQQLSWKDCPAPSQAEGGGSAPSALPDGDEWQCATMKAPLDWDDPKGDTIGIALIRAAASGDASERIGSLVFNFGGPGGSGVTTLPAFGDEYAALRTRYDLVSFDPRGVGRSAGVRCENDQQLDAYFQQDTTPDDAAERSTLLDNTKEFNATCEKNSKRMLPQVRTTDAARDMDLMRQVLGDDKLYYFGISYGTELGGVYAHLFPQNVGRAVFDAVVDPTQTAEQGALGQAEGFQLALDNFAEDCTSQTEDCLVGDSVQDVKDRIAKLLKDLDAKPIPGIFPRELTQSAATNGIAQALYSKDFWEYLTEGLDQAYSGDGKILMLLSDLMNGRNDNGEYSNITAANVAINCSDDKPRYSVGDVEERLPQFRAASATFGDFLAWSMVTCTDWAVPGGADHPDVSAPGSAPILVVGNTGDPATPYEGARKMVTALGEGVGVELTYKGQGHGAYDSKNTCVRTAVNGYLLDGKVPAAGTVCS, from the coding sequence ATGCCGAACCCCTCCCGTCCGCATGCCGCCGCGCTGACCGCCACCGCCCTGCTGCTGTCCTCCCTGGTGGCGGGCTGCGGCGACGACGCCCGCGACGAGGATCTGACGGCGCAGCAGCTGAGCTGGAAGGACTGTCCGGCCCCCTCCCAGGCGGAGGGCGGCGGCAGCGCGCCGTCCGCGCTGCCGGACGGCGACGAGTGGCAGTGCGCCACGATGAAGGCGCCGCTCGACTGGGACGACCCGAAGGGCGACACGATCGGGATCGCGCTGATCCGGGCGGCGGCGAGCGGCGACGCGAGCGAGCGGATCGGCTCGTTGGTGTTCAACTTCGGCGGCCCCGGCGGCTCGGGCGTCACCACGCTGCCCGCGTTCGGCGACGAGTACGCGGCCCTGCGTACCCGCTACGACCTGGTGAGCTTCGACCCGCGCGGAGTCGGCCGCAGCGCCGGCGTGCGCTGCGAGAACGACCAGCAGCTGGACGCCTACTTCCAGCAGGACACGACGCCCGACGACGCCGCCGAGCGCAGCACACTGCTGGACAACACCAAGGAGTTCAACGCGACCTGCGAGAAGAACTCGAAGAGGATGCTGCCGCAGGTGCGCACCACCGACGCGGCCCGCGACATGGACCTGATGCGCCAGGTCCTCGGCGACGACAAGCTGTACTACTTCGGCATCTCCTACGGCACCGAACTGGGCGGTGTGTACGCCCACTTGTTCCCGCAGAACGTGGGGCGCGCCGTCTTCGACGCGGTCGTCGACCCGACGCAGACGGCCGAGCAGGGCGCGCTCGGGCAGGCCGAAGGCTTTCAGCTCGCGCTCGACAACTTCGCCGAGGACTGCACGTCCCAGACCGAGGACTGCCTCGTCGGGGACAGCGTGCAGGACGTCAAGGACCGGATCGCCAAGCTGCTGAAGGACCTCGACGCCAAGCCGATCCCGGGCATCTTCCCGCGCGAGCTGACCCAGAGCGCCGCGACCAACGGCATCGCGCAGGCGCTGTACTCGAAGGACTTCTGGGAGTACCTCACCGAGGGCCTGGACCAGGCCTACAGCGGCGACGGCAAGATCCTGATGCTGCTGTCCGACCTGATGAACGGCCGCAACGACAACGGCGAGTACAGCAACATCACCGCCGCCAACGTCGCCATCAACTGCTCCGACGACAAGCCGCGTTACTCCGTGGGCGACGTGGAGGAGAGGCTGCCGCAGTTCCGGGCGGCCTCCGCCACCTTCGGGGACTTCCTGGCCTGGTCCATGGTCACCTGCACCGACTGGGCCGTGCCGGGCGGCGCCGACCATCCCGACGTGAGCGCGCCCGGGTCGGCGCCGATCCTCGTCGTGGGCAACACCGGCGACCCGGCGACCCCGTACGAGGGGGCGCGCAAGATGGTGACCGCGCTGGGCGAAGGCGTCGGGGTCGAGCTGACGTACAAGGGGCAGGGGCACGGTGCGTACGACAGCAAGAACACCTGCGTGCGGACGGCGGTGAACGGCTATCTGCTGGACGGCAAGGTGCCGGCCGCCGGAACCGTCTGCTCCTGA